The sequence CTTATGCCGAGCGGCATCCCGACCTCGCCTGGGTGGTCGAGAGCGACGACGAGCGCACCATCGGGTACATCGTGGCGACGGACGACACCGACGCTTTCTACACCTGGTTCCGCGACGAGTGGTGGCCCGGGCTGCAGGAGCGATACCCCCGGTCTGCGGAGCCCGCGACCCGGGAGGAGCGGATGGTCGAGTACGGGTACGAGCGAGCCCCCGGCATCGAGCCGAACGCCGCCGAGTACCCCGCCCACCTGCACATCGATCTGCTCCCCGAGACGCAGGGGCAGGGGCTGGGGCGCGGTCTCATGGAGACCCTGTTCGCCGAGCTGACCCGCCGCGGGGTGCGCGGACTGCACCTGGGGATCGACCCGAACAACGCCGGAGCGGCCGCGTTCTACGAGCGGCTCGGGATGACGCGACTGCCCGCGGCGCCCGGTGGGCAGATCTACGGCGTGCGCTTCGACGGCTGAGTGAGCCGGGGGCGTATCCCGGCGCTCGCTCCTCCCCGAATCCCCGTACTGGAGAGAAACGCAAGAAGGGCCCCCGCTGGCGCGGAGACCCTTCTTGCGTTTCTGGCGGTGACGGCGGGATTCGAACCCGCGGTTGCTTGCACAACACACGCTTTCCAAGCGTGCTCCTTCGGCCGCTCGGACACGTCACCAGGAACAACCTGTCCATCCTATCCGATCGGGGGAGGGTGGCGTGACAGAGCCGTGACGCGCGGCCCTCGGCCGGTCGCGAGGATGCCGCGGGCAGAATATTGCATGTCACACGTCAGCTGTATAGCCTCAGATGAGGACAGATCGTGTTCGATCAAGGTCCTCGTCGTCTGGGGGAGAGTATGCAGGACAGCGCGACCACGGCATCACGGCCGAGCCACCGCACGGCCACTGCTTTCGAGCAGTACGTCAGCGGAAGGCGGGGAATCGTCGAGGGCGCCGTGTTCTTCCTCGAATCCGGAGACCACATCGAGGAGGTGCTGCACGCGGCGGAGCCCTGCGACATCGTGATCGCCCCCATACGACATTCCGATCCGCGGACCATCGCGTACGACGGTTCCTTCCTCGAACCCGGCGATGAGATCACCCTCGGCGGGCGCCACACCTTCGAACTGCAGGACTACGTCGCTGTTCCCTTCACCACCTTCGCCGGTCCGACCGTCGTCCGGCAGTTCTCGGCAGTGGGGATCGCCGCCTTCCTGAGCGATGCCGACACGGCGCGGAACTCCGGCGTCTTCGTGGGTCAGCTACTGAACACGGAAGTGCTGTTGGATTCCTGGGCCTCCTCTCTCGCGGCGGACCTCATCGGCGACTCACTCGGTCGGGTCCACGTCACGCGTCATGGGGAGTATCGAGACGGGCCTGACGGGCTTCTGCTCGGGAGCGTGGGCGATGAACGGGCCGATATCGAGGCGACGGCCGCGGCGGGAGCAGGGCGAGGGCGCTCGTTTGCCGGGGTCGTCGACCCTCGCGTCCTCGAGGCGGACCTCGACGACCGCCCGTGGTTCGGGCGGTATCTGGCGGCTCTCGATCTGATGCGAGGGTGGGAGGGCGCACCGCCTCGTGCTGCCATCTCCGGATTCGGCCGCCACCTTGTCGCGGTGCTCGACGAGGGTGGGGCATATCCCTCGATACTGGCTGCCGATGCACCCTTCCTCGTTACAGGGGACGGCGAGGAGTACATCCTGGTTGATCGAGTGAGCCACAGACGTCTCCGACTCGGAGTCGATTCCGCGAGGGCTGCGGAATGCCTGATCGCGACCTCGGAGGAGTTTGAGGCGACGGCCCTGCTCGCCACCGAACTCGGCACGCGGGTGAGCAGGGTCGCT is a genomic window of Microbacterium maritypicum containing:
- the mpaB gene encoding daptide biosynthesis RiPP recognition protein, producing MQDSATTASRPSHRTATAFEQYVSGRRGIVEGAVFFLESGDHIEEVLHAAEPCDIVIAPIRHSDPRTIAYDGSFLEPGDEITLGGRHTFELQDYVAVPFTTFAGPTVVRQFSAVGIAAFLSDADTARNSGVFVGQLLNTEVLLDSWASSLAADLIGDSLGRVHVTRHGEYRDGPDGLLLGSVGDERADIEATAAAGAGRGRSFAGVVDPRVLEADLDDRPWFGRYLAALDLMRGWEGAPPRAAISGFGRHLVAVLDEGGAYPSILAADAPFLVTGDGEEYILVDRVSHRRLRLGVDSARAAECLIATSEEFEATALLATELGTRVSRVAPLVRALQDRFAATGFDVTGYRRHGS
- a CDS encoding N-acetyltransferase family protein translates to MSRIRPYRPTDRAALYEICVQTADAGGDATGILPDDSLWGDLFAVPYAERHPDLAWVVESDDERTIGYIVATDDTDAFYTWFRDEWWPGLQERYPRSAEPATREERMVEYGYERAPGIEPNAAEYPAHLHIDLLPETQGQGLGRGLMETLFAELTRRGVRGLHLGIDPNNAGAAAFYERLGMTRLPAAPGGQIYGVRFDG